From Alloacidobacterium dinghuense:
GGCGGCACGACGGATGGGAATCGCTACATCTCCACGGCTATTGAGCGTGGAGCAAGCGCGGTTGTGACCGATTCGGCGATGGCGTTTCAGGATGCCGCTGTTAAACACGCGCACATCGCCATTGCTGAAGTTGCACATGGCAGAAGCGCGCTTGCTCCCCTGGCCGCCAATTTCTATCAGCATCCGGAAGCTCATCTGGCGCTGAGCGGCGTGACGGGAACCAACGGCAAGACGACGACGGCATTTCTTTTGGACGCGATGCTGAACAGCGTCGCTCGCACGACTGTGCTCGTGGGAACCATTGAGTATCACGTTGCCGGCGAGATGGTGGAGTCGCCGCATACAACCCCCGAATCGCGAGATCTGCTGGAGCTGTTTGCCAGGGGAGTGAGCGCAGGTGCGACCGAGGCAGTGATGGAGGTTTCATCGCACGCGCTGGAACAGGGGCGTGTGTGGTCGCTTCTGTTTGATGTTGGGGTCTTCACAAATCTCACCCGCGATCATCTCGACTATCACAGGACGATGGACGCCTACTTCGCTGCCAAGAGCATGCTCTTCGATGGATCCAATGGTGTTGCGCCACGCATCTCAGTCATCAATGTCGACGATGCCTACGGTGTGCAACTCGCCATCATGGCTCGGGATGCCGGCTCAGAGATTCTTTCTTACGGATGGGGAGCCGGCGATTTTCATGCGGAAGATGTGCAGATGTCTGCTGCCGGGATGCGGTTCAGACTGGTAACACCTAATGGAAGTGTTTCAATGCAAACGCGGTTGAGCGGCAAAGTGAACGTCTATAACCTGCTTGCTGCTTCTGCTGCAGCGTATGCACGCGGCCTAACGCTCGACGAGATTGCGGCAGGCGCGGCATCGCTGGCTTGTGTGCCAGGGCGATTTCAAACCGTTGACGCAGGTCAGCCCTTTACCGTTGTCGTGGATTACGCGCACACGGACGATGCGCTTCGCAATCTGATTGCGCTCGCACGCGAGTTTGTGAAACCCGGAAACGGCCGGGTGATTACGCTCTTCGGCTGCGGAGGCGATCGTGACCGCACGAAGCGTCCACTGATGGGCCGTGCGGCAGGAGAAGGAAGCGACTTTGTTGTGCTCACCTCTGATAATCCGCGCAGCGAAGAGCCTGAGGCGATTTTGCGCGACGTGTTGCCTGGGCTGGAAGCAACGGGAGTCGAGTTCATCGCGGAGCCGGATCGCGCGAAGGCGATTCAGATCGCGGTGGAACAAGCCAAACCGGCTGATATCGTACTGATCGCGGGCAAGGGCCATGAGAAGACGCAGACGCTGCGCGAGCGTGTGATTTCCTTCGATGACGTCGAAGTCGCTGCAACTGCAATTCAAAGTCTTGCACCGACGGGAGCGAAGCATTGAAGCTGGCTCTCGATCAAATTGCGCACTGGATGGGCGGAACGCTGCATGTTCCGAGGCAGAATGAGCATTCGCTGGCTGCGACGGGCTACTCCATTGACTCGCGCACGTTGAAAGCCGGCGACCTTTTCTTCGCTGTTCGGGGCGAGCGGTTTGATGGACATGACTTCGTTACCGCCGCCTTGGAAAGCGGTGCCTGCGCAGCGGTTGTTGCTAGAAAGAAAGTTTTAGACCTGCCCGAAACAGTACGCCAGCAGATCCTGATCATCGTCGACGAACCGCTGCTCGCTTTGCAAACGCTTGCTGCCGCCGTTCGCCGCCATTGGGGCAAACGCGTGATCGGCATCACCGGAAGTGCAGGCAAGACGACGACGAAGGAAGCGATCGCTGCCGTTCTAGCGGCAAAGTTTCGCGTACTGAAGTCGCAGGGAAATCTCAATAACGGATTTGGCCTGCCCTTGCAATTGCTTCGGCTTGAGCCTGAGCACGAAGTAGCCGTGATTGAGATGGGCATGTCGAATGCAGGTGAGATTGCGGCCCTGACCCATATTGCTGCTCCTGACTGGGGCGTAGTCACGAATGTCGGCAATGCGCACGCGGAGAATTTCTCTGACGGCATCGCCGGTGTTGCCCGTGCGAAGTATGAGTTGGTGGCCAGCTTGCCGGGTGTTGGTGTGGCTTTTCTGAATTGCGACGATGCCTACGTTTCGCAATTCGGCCGCGACTTTCACGGTAAGAGCATCTATTTCGGCAAGGGACCATGCGCCAATCCGCGTGCCGAGTCTGCCGAAGAGTTGGGTGCGGATGGCACGCGAATTCTGGTTCGCGCTGGTGGGCACGAGGTGAGGGTTTGCCTGCGCCTGCTGGGGCAGCACAATGTATCCAACGCGCTGGCCGCTATCGCCGTGGGGATGGAGGCAGGCATTTCGCTGGAAGCCTGCGCTGAAGCTCTGGCGCAGCTGGAGCCGGGTGATAAGCGCGGCCAACTCATCAATCTGAATGGCGCCACGATTATCAACGATTGCTATAACTCAAATCCTGAGGCGCTGAAGGCGATGATCCACACTTTGATGTTGATGCCGGGTGAGCGCCACATTCTGGTCGCTGGAGAAATGCTGGAGCTAGGGCGTGAGACCGCGGCACTGCATGCAAGCTGTGGTGAAACGGCGGCTGCTGCGGGGGTCGATGTCGTAATCGGAGTGCGTGGCAATGCTCTGCAGATTGTTGAGGCGGCAAAGCTCGCTGGCGCAGACGCGATGTTTATGGAGACGCCAGGGTTGGCAGGCGCATGGCTGAAGCGGAATCTTCGCGAGAAGGACGTTGTCCTGTTGAAAGCATCGCGTGGCGTGCGGCTGGAGAAGGCGCTTGAAGCATTTGAAACAAATTAGTTTTGTAAGATGAACCTGAGTGACTGCAATTTGTTATCCCAGCGTGTGAACGCAGCGCATGCCGGGGAAATTAATGCCGGAGGAAGTATTTGCTCTACTGGCTTCTGTATCAGAAACTTTTCCCTTACTTCAGACCATTCCGTATCTTCCGGTATCTGACGTTCCGCACCGCATTTGCGTCGCTGACGGCGTTACTGATCGCACTCATCATTGGACCGTATGTGATCGAAAAGCTGCATGAGTTCCAGATCGGCCAATACATTCGCGAAGAAGGCCCGAAGGACCATCAAAAAAAGGCCGGCACTCCGACTATGGGCGGCGTGCTGATCTGCATTGCCATTCTGTTGCCTACGCTGCTGTGGGCCGATCTTTCGAATCCGTTTGTCTGGCTCATGATGGGATCGACTGTCGCTTTCGGCGCCATCGGCTTTGCCGATGATTACATTAAGGTGGTCAAACGCCGGAACCTCGGTCTTACGGCCCGCGCCAAGCTCGGTTACCAGATTCTGGCGAGCCTCGCAATCTCGATCGCTCTGATTGCCATGCAGACGCAGGGCATGTATTCAACCAAGCTCAGCGTGCCTTTCGTCAAGCGCCTGCAGCCTGACTTCGCGATTCACGCGCTGCGGCATATCCCGCACTTCGGCCTGCTGGCTTTTCTGCCCTTCGTGGTCTTCACCGTGCTGCTGATCGTTTTTTCGAGCAATGCGGTGAATCTTACCGACGGCCTCGACGGGCTGGCCATCGGTTGCACCATCATCGCTGCCGGTGCACTTACAGTTCTGACGTATGTGAGCGGGCATGTTGTTTTCGCTGACTATCTGGAATTGCAACGCATGCCGCTTGTGGGCGAACTGTCAATCTTTTGCGGATCGATGGTCGGGGCGAGCATTGGCTTCCTCTGGTATAACGCGCATCCAGCGGAAGTCTTTATGGGAGACGTTGGCTCGCTCGCTTTGGGAGGGGCCATCGGGACGGTTGCCGTGGCGATTAAGCAGGAACTGCTGCTGCCCTTTATTGGCGGGATCTTTGTGCTGGAGGCCATGTCAGTGATTCTCCAGGTAGGCAGCTACAAGCTGCGCAAAAAACGAATTTTCAAAATGGCGCCGCTGCATCACCACTTTGAACTGCTCGGCTGGTCAGAGGCCAAAGTCATCACTCGTTTCTGGATTTTGGCGCTGCTGTTTGCACTCTTAGCACTCACCACGCTGAAGCTTCGTTAAATTTTGCGCGCGGCGTGACACAATAGCGTGTCTGGCCGGAAAATCAAAGGCATGGAATTCAAAGGAAAAAAGGTTTTGGTGGTTGGCCTGGGCAGATCCGGCCTGGCAGCGGCGCTCTTTCTGCGCCGCAGAGGCGCGCAGGTTACCGTGTCGGACATTCGCAGCGCCGAGCAGTTAGGAAAAGAGATCCCCGCCCTGCTTGAAGAAGGTATCTCCGTCGAAGCAGGCGGACATGGGTTGCTGACCTTCCGGCGACAGGATCTGATTGTTGTGAGCCCTGGTGTTCCCATCGATACACCGGAACTTGTGCAGGTGAAAGCCTTTGGTCTGCCGATCATTGGCGAATTGGAACTCGCTACCGAGTACCTCAAAGGAAAGTCGCTGGCGATCACTGGATCGAACGGCAAGACCACGACGACCTCGCTGTGCGGGGAGATCCTTGAAGCCGGAAAGTTGGCAGTACAGGTTGGCGGCAACATTGGTGTGCCCGTCATTGCGTTGGTCGATCAGAGCCGCGACGATGGCTGGTCAGTTCTTGAAGTATCGAGCTTCCAACTGGAGACCACCAGCCAGTTCCGCCCCGAGATTGCTGTCATTCTGAATGTGACGCCGGATCATCTCGATCGTCACGGTACGTTTGAAAATTACGCAGCGGCGAAAGAACGCATCTTTGCCAATCAGACTGCCGAAGACGCGTTGGTTCTGAATGCGGACGACGATGTGACGTCGCGCATGGCGGCTCGCGCCAAGTCGCGCATCTTCTGGTTCAGTGCGAAGCGCGTGGTGCGCCAGGGCGCGTTCGTTCACGAAGGAGCCGTTGTCTTCCGCCCATCCGAGCAGGCTGCGCCGGAGTTCATCCTTAAGGTCGAAAACATCCCGCTCAAAGGTCATCACAACGTTGAAAACGTGCTCGCTGCTGTCTGCGCCTCGCGACTGGCGGGTGTGGAGGCGGACGCTATCCGCAAGGCGGTCGAATCGTTTAAAGCCGTCGAGCATCGGCTGGAATTTGTGGCTGACATTAACGGCGTTGACTACTACAACGACTCCAAGGCTACGAACGTCGATGCCGCGGCGAAGGCCATCGCGGCATTTCCCGGCGGCATTCATCTGATTCTTGGCGGCAAGGATAAGAACTCCGACTACCGCCAGTTGCGCTCGCTGCTCGAAGAGCGGGTGAAGGCCGTCTACACCATTGGCGCTGCGGCGGAGAAGATCGAGACGCATATCTATGGCACGGTGCCTGTCGTCAGTGCCAGAACTTTGGATCAGGCAGTTGCCAAGGCAGCCGAGGCCGCGCAGCCGGGCGAAATCGTACTGCTGGCGCCGGCGTGTTCGAGCTTCGACCAGTTCGAAAATTACGAGCATCGCGGACAGGTTTTCAAAGAGCTTGTGCACGCGAGACAGGGTGTATGGCAAAACGCGTAGGCGTCGATAAACTGCTGTTCTGCGTAACGCTGATCCTCGTCGTCATTGGGCTGGCGATGGTCTTCAGCGCTTCTGCCGTCATGGCCAAGGAGCGCTTCGGCTCGCCGTACAGCTTTGTCATTCGCCAAGCCATCTGGGCCGCTGTTGGTCTGGCCGTGATGACGCTACTCATGCAGGTCGACTATCGCAAGTACAACCGGCCCAACGTCGTTTTTCCAGCCGTCGCTGTCACCGTCATCTGTCTGATGGCCGCGTTTCTCATGCGCGACTCGCACAACACGCATCGCTGGATTCGCTTCGGGATGTTGTCTTTCCAGCCCTCGGAGTTGGCGAAGCCCGCGCTTGTTCTTTTTCTCGCGTGGTTCCTGCAGAACCGCATGCAGACGATCGACGACTGGCGCGGCACCATTCTTCCGGCGGCGCTGCCGAGTCTGGTCTTTATTGCGTTGATCCTGAAGGAGCCGGACCTTGGCACGGCGCTTGTTTGTGCCGGTGTTACAGCGCTCATGCTCTATCTCGCCGGGATGGAGATGAAGTATCTCGGCTATGCGTTTCTGGCTTCGCTTCCTGTCCTTTACCTCATGCTCTTCCGCGTGAAGTGGCGGCGGGATCGCTTGCTGGCGTTCATCAATCCTGAGGCCGATCCGCTGGGCAAGGGCTTCCACATTATTCAGTCGTTGATTGCGGTAGGAACAGGCGGCATTTTCGGGCTCAACTATATGGAGGGGCGGCAGAAGCTCTTTTATCTCCCCGAACCGCATACGGACTATATCTTTGCCAACATCTCTGAGGAACTGGGGCTGCTTGGTGCGCTGATTGTGCTTGGACTTTTCATTGTGCTTGGATATCGCGGCATCCGTGCCGCTGTTCTGTCGAAGGATCCATTTGCTCGCTTCCTTGCTTTCGGTATCACAGCCACGATTCTGATTCAGGCGTTTTTCAATATCAGCGTTGTCCTGGCGCTGGTTCCGACCAAAGGGATCACGCTGCCATTCATCTCTTACGGCGGCACATCGCTCTTCATCATGCTCGCCCTCATCGGCGTTCTGCTCAACATCACACGGGAGATCGAATAGCTACGTGCGAGTGTTGATTGCGGGTGGCGGCACGGGCGGCCACATCATGCCGGCGTTGGCCATCGCCGATGCTCTTCAAAAGCAATACCAGGCGGAGCTTCTGTTTGTAGGCACACCGCGCGGACTGGAGTCGAAGCTTGTTCCGCAAGCAGGGCACAAGCTTGAGCTGATCAAAGTCGGCCAACTCAAGAATGTCAGTCTGGTCACGCGGTTGCGGACCATGCTCGACCTGCCGATGAGCGTGCTGCACTGCCGTTCGTTGCTGAAGCAGTTCCGGCCTGATGTTGTCATCGGCGTTGGCGGTTACGCCTCCGGACCGGGGATGGTTGCGGCGATTCTTGCGCGCATTCCGACATTGGCGGTTGAGCCGAATGCCTTTCCCGGTCTCGCGAACCGGCTGGTGGGCAAGCACGTTTCCGCCGCGGCGGTTAATTTCGAGCCTGCTCTCAAGTACTTCCGCAACGCGCAGGTGACTGGCATTCCCGTCCGCGCTGAATTTTTTCAGCTGCAACGGCGCCCAGAGAACGGCTTGCCTCACCTGCTCATCTTTGGCGGGAGTCAGGGTGCGCGTGTGCTCAACCGGACGATGCCGCAGGTTGTGGCGCGTCTGCTTGAGGCTGTTCCCGGCCTTACGATTCTGCATCAGGCTGGGGCGCGCCATGCCGAGGAAACGCAGGCAGCTTACGCTGCCAGCGGAGCTGATCCGTCGCGGTGGCAGGTGCATGCGTTCCTTGATGACATGGCCCGGCGGTTCGAGGCTGCCGACCTGGTTTTGTCGCGCAGCGGGGCGAGTACGGTAGCCGAAGAGATGGCGGCGGGCAAGCCGGCGCTCTTGGTTCCGTTTCCCGGCGCGGCGGACGATCACCAGCGGAAGAACGCGGAGGTGATGGCCGGGGCAGGCGCGGCGACTCTGCTCCTTGAGTCGGAGATGACGCCGGATCGTCTCCTTGAATCGCTGACGGCCATGCTGGGCAATCGGGCCGAACTCAAGGCTATGGGTGAGCGGGCGCGGACGCTGGCTCATCCGGATGCGGCCAGCCGAATTGCCGCCATGGCCTGTGAAGTTCTGGGCCCAGGGCTCAAAGCACAAGGCTCAGTCCCCCCCATTGCTCGCTAAATTCCTCTTTTTATTTGGCTTATGTGTCTCAGAAAAGATCCCATGTCTCTGCGAGACATGGGGCACCCTGGTCTACTCGATGCAAGACTCAGGCCCCCTTCATTGTCGCTAAATTCATCAAAATACAGCTGTTATGGCTATTTTGTCGTTGAATCGAGTTAAATTACTGTTTCTACTTGACTTAGGCGGCCGAATTAACCGAACACCCCGCATCTCCACAATGCCTGGGGTGACTGGGGCAAAGCATTGGTCACCCTCCCCTATGCTTTCTGTAAATTCTTCTTTTTACAGGGGTTCGGTTGTCATCTGCTGAGGGGCAGACGCGGAAAACCGCTCTATTTCCATGATAGCAATTTTGGCCATAATTCCCTGCTGGAAAACGTAGGCTCTAACCTCATGCCATGGAAGGAGTTAGTGGTTGCAGATCGACGCAGGGGGCTTGACAAAGAAATCCACAGGTCTGACAGAAGCCGCTCATTACTCCTCTTGACATTCGACAAGTGATAGGCGTATTTCTTTTGTCGAATGACGAGGGGTGAAGATGGCGTCATCTGCGGAACTGTTGCAGGGGACATTGGATTTGCTGATTTTGAGAACGCTAGCGATGGGACCGATGCATGGCTGGGGGATCGCGCAGAGGATCCAGCAGGTTTCAAAGGAAGTGCTGCAGGTGGGGCAGGGATCACTCTATCCGGCGCTGCATCGGCTGGAGTACAAGGGTCGGATCCAGGCGGAGTGGGGGCCTTCGGAAAACAACCGTCGAGCCAAGTTTTATTCGCTTACGCCGGAGGGGTTGGGTCAGCTTGAGGCCGAGCGGGGGAATTGGGAACGGATGGCCGAGGCGATTTCGCTGGTGCTGAACCAGGCGGGTTGATGTGTTTGGTTGTGTCATTGTTCAGAAGAAAACCTGCCGATTTGCGTTCGTGCTTTTCCACCTTTTCGCAAACTGCGCGAAAGGATGGGGCACCCGATGTTCGTGCCGATGGCCTAGAGGAAAGCAGGTCCTTCGTCGCGTTGCTCCTCAGGATGACAGCGCTTTGGGGTGATGGGTGGTTTGGAGGTTTGTTGGTGAATCGGTTGTTAGGGACAATACGATCGTTCTGGACGCGGGTGCGGTTTCTGTTTTCTCGCAGGGCGACGGATGAGATGGACGAGGAGCTGCAGTTTCACATTGAGCGGCAGGTTGAGGCAAACGTTGCTGCCGGGATGAGCCCCGCCGAGGCGCGGCGGCAGGCGCTGATTGCGTTCGGTGGCGTGGAATCTGCGCGAGAGGGTTGTAACGAGGCGCGGCCAGGATGGTTTCTGGATACGCTGTGGCAGGATGTGCGCTACGCACTGCGCGGGTTTCGCCGGAATCTTATTTTCACGATCACTGCGCTGGCAACGCTGATGCTGGGAATTGGCGCGACTACGGCGGTCTTCAGCGTGGTGGATCGCATTCTCTTCCGCAGCCTGCCTTATGCGCATGGGGACAGGCTGGTCTCTGTGGGTTTGGTACAGCCTTTGGAGAAGCAAGAGTTCACGCTCGGCGGATTTTACTTTGAATGGCGCGACAACCAGAAGCCGTTCGCGTCGATGACGTTTGAGCGAGGCGCGGGCGAATGTAACCTGACGGCCCAGAATCCTGTACGCCTGCATTGCGCTGACGTGGCCGGGAATTTTCTGCCGACGTTGGGGGTAGCTCCGGTGATTGGTCGGAATTTTCTGCCGGCGGAAGATGTACCGAACGGCCCGCAAGCAGCTCTTATCTCCGATGCGCTCTGGCTGGCTCGTTATAACCGGTCGCGGGAAGCTCTGAACCAGGAGATAGAGATTGACGGCAAGCCGGTTCGCATCATTGGCGTGCTTCCGGCAGATTTCGAAATGCCGAGGCTGCAGGCAGTAGATATTCTTCTGCCGGCGCAGATGGACATAGCGGCGCAGCATACGCTCAATGATGGCATTGGACTTCCGATGTGGGCGTTTGCACGGCTGAAGCCGGGCGTGAGCATTGCCCAAGCGAGAGAAGAGATGGCCCCGATCTATCGCCATACGCAGATGTGGATTCCGGCGCAGTTTCGGCAGCAGTTTCAGTTGCAGATTCGTTCCATTCGCGATCGCCAGATGCAGGATGCATATCGGGCGGCATGGGTGCTGCTGGGCGCTGCGCTGGCTGTGATGCTGATTGCGTGCGCGAATGTGGCCAGCCTGTTTTCAGCACGCGGCGCAGCGAGAGAGCGCGAGCTTGCGGTGCGCGCGGCGCTGGGAGCCAG
This genomic window contains:
- a CDS encoding UDP-N-acetylmuramoyl-L-alanyl-D-glutamate--2,6-diaminopimelate ligase, encoding MHIEEVLQGVGQVRRSGPSVDVTSIEYDSRRVGPGSLFVAMQGGTTDGNRYISTAIERGASAVVTDSAMAFQDAAVKHAHIAIAEVAHGRSALAPLAANFYQHPEAHLALSGVTGTNGKTTTAFLLDAMLNSVARTTVLVGTIEYHVAGEMVESPHTTPESRDLLELFARGVSAGATEAVMEVSSHALEQGRVWSLLFDVGVFTNLTRDHLDYHRTMDAYFAAKSMLFDGSNGVAPRISVINVDDAYGVQLAIMARDAGSEILSYGWGAGDFHAEDVQMSAAGMRFRLVTPNGSVSMQTRLSGKVNVYNLLAASAAAYARGLTLDEIAAGAASLACVPGRFQTVDAGQPFTVVVDYAHTDDALRNLIALAREFVKPGNGRVITLFGCGGDRDRTKRPLMGRAAGEGSDFVVLTSDNPRSEEPEAILRDVLPGLEATGVEFIAEPDRAKAIQIAVEQAKPADIVLIAGKGHEKTQTLRERVISFDDVEVAATAIQSLAPTGAKH
- a CDS encoding UDP-N-acetylmuramoyl-tripeptide--D-alanyl-D-alanine ligase; protein product: MKLALDQIAHWMGGTLHVPRQNEHSLAATGYSIDSRTLKAGDLFFAVRGERFDGHDFVTAALESGACAAVVARKKVLDLPETVRQQILIIVDEPLLALQTLAAAVRRHWGKRVIGITGSAGKTTTKEAIAAVLAAKFRVLKSQGNLNNGFGLPLQLLRLEPEHEVAVIEMGMSNAGEIAALTHIAAPDWGVVTNVGNAHAENFSDGIAGVARAKYELVASLPGVGVAFLNCDDAYVSQFGRDFHGKSIYFGKGPCANPRAESAEELGADGTRILVRAGGHEVRVCLRLLGQHNVSNALAAIAVGMEAGISLEACAEALAQLEPGDKRGQLINLNGATIINDCYNSNPEALKAMIHTLMLMPGERHILVAGEMLELGRETAALHASCGETAAAAGVDVVIGVRGNALQIVEAAKLAGADAMFMETPGLAGAWLKRNLREKDVVLLKASRGVRLEKALEAFETN
- the mraY gene encoding phospho-N-acetylmuramoyl-pentapeptide-transferase, giving the protein MLYWLLYQKLFPYFRPFRIFRYLTFRTAFASLTALLIALIIGPYVIEKLHEFQIGQYIREEGPKDHQKKAGTPTMGGVLICIAILLPTLLWADLSNPFVWLMMGSTVAFGAIGFADDYIKVVKRRNLGLTARAKLGYQILASLAISIALIAMQTQGMYSTKLSVPFVKRLQPDFAIHALRHIPHFGLLAFLPFVVFTVLLIVFSSNAVNLTDGLDGLAIGCTIIAAGALTVLTYVSGHVVFADYLELQRMPLVGELSIFCGSMVGASIGFLWYNAHPAEVFMGDVGSLALGGAIGTVAVAIKQELLLPFIGGIFVLEAMSVILQVGSYKLRKKRIFKMAPLHHHFELLGWSEAKVITRFWILALLFALLALTTLKLR
- the murD gene encoding UDP-N-acetylmuramoyl-L-alanine--D-glutamate ligase, coding for MEFKGKKVLVVGLGRSGLAAALFLRRRGAQVTVSDIRSAEQLGKEIPALLEEGISVEAGGHGLLTFRRQDLIVVSPGVPIDTPELVQVKAFGLPIIGELELATEYLKGKSLAITGSNGKTTTTSLCGEILEAGKLAVQVGGNIGVPVIALVDQSRDDGWSVLEVSSFQLETTSQFRPEIAVILNVTPDHLDRHGTFENYAAAKERIFANQTAEDALVLNADDDVTSRMAARAKSRIFWFSAKRVVRQGAFVHEGAVVFRPSEQAAPEFILKVENIPLKGHHNVENVLAAVCASRLAGVEADAIRKAVESFKAVEHRLEFVADINGVDYYNDSKATNVDAAAKAIAAFPGGIHLILGGKDKNSDYRQLRSLLEERVKAVYTIGAAAEKIETHIYGTVPVVSARTLDQAVAKAAEAAQPGEIVLLAPACSSFDQFENYEHRGQVFKELVHARQGVWQNA
- the ftsW gene encoding putative lipid II flippase FtsW, translating into MAKRVGVDKLLFCVTLILVVIGLAMVFSASAVMAKERFGSPYSFVIRQAIWAAVGLAVMTLLMQVDYRKYNRPNVVFPAVAVTVICLMAAFLMRDSHNTHRWIRFGMLSFQPSELAKPALVLFLAWFLQNRMQTIDDWRGTILPAALPSLVFIALILKEPDLGTALVCAGVTALMLYLAGMEMKYLGYAFLASLPVLYLMLFRVKWRRDRLLAFINPEADPLGKGFHIIQSLIAVGTGGIFGLNYMEGRQKLFYLPEPHTDYIFANISEELGLLGALIVLGLFIVLGYRGIRAAVLSKDPFARFLAFGITATILIQAFFNISVVLALVPTKGITLPFISYGGTSLFIMLALIGVLLNITREIE
- the murG gene encoding undecaprenyldiphospho-muramoylpentapeptide beta-N-acetylglucosaminyltransferase, with the protein product MRVLIAGGGTGGHIMPALAIADALQKQYQAELLFVGTPRGLESKLVPQAGHKLELIKVGQLKNVSLVTRLRTMLDLPMSVLHCRSLLKQFRPDVVIGVGGYASGPGMVAAILARIPTLAVEPNAFPGLANRLVGKHVSAAAVNFEPALKYFRNAQVTGIPVRAEFFQLQRRPENGLPHLLIFGGSQGARVLNRTMPQVVARLLEAVPGLTILHQAGARHAEETQAAYAASGADPSRWQVHAFLDDMARRFEAADLVLSRSGASTVAEEMAAGKPALLVPFPGAADDHQRKNAEVMAGAGAATLLLESEMTPDRLLESLTAMLGNRAELKAMGERARTLAHPDAASRIAAMACEVLGPGLKAQGSVPPIAR
- a CDS encoding PadR family transcriptional regulator, which codes for MASSAELLQGTLDLLILRTLAMGPMHGWGIAQRIQQVSKEVLQVGQGSLYPALHRLEYKGRIQAEWGPSENNRRAKFYSLTPEGLGQLEAERGNWERMAEAISLVLNQAG